One genomic region from Mangifera indica cultivar Alphonso chromosome 17, CATAS_Mindica_2.1, whole genome shotgun sequence encodes:
- the LOC123201042 gene encoding uncharacterized protein LOC123201042, translated as MATLRTPLHSSTTPFGFTFSFHLPLAAKSNGPLMRCALSRPEWRESRRLVSFSLALSHLLFLPNDANAGGLWDKYVKKKKLDPLQVYVPPVILTQFQIKDLEKTLEVDKPEYASCRSQLRSGPAGSLRVNIRAVAQYASEAGNGKSAFNDVDQCLRALEDLDSLLLRASRNEGETSVKSMKAKIVTALSALDSLLQTVPSEVLNKGKAMADAYRRANGEEEGEMLDPEIKKLESIL; from the exons ATGGCAACATTACGCACTCCACTGCACAGTAGCACCACTCCTTTTGGTTTCACTTTCTCATTCCATCTCCCTCTTGCCGCAAAGTCAAACGGGCCACTAATGAGGTGCGCATTGTCACGCCCCGAATGGCGGGAGAGCCGCCGATTGGTCTCCTTCTCTCTCGCCCTTTCACACTTGCTTTTTCTCCCTAATG ATGCTAATGCAGGCGGCTTATGGGATAAATATGTGAAAAA GAAAAAGCTTGACCCACTACAGGTTTATGTGCCCCCTGTTATACTAACACAGTTTCAGATTAAGGACTTAG AGAAAACTCTGGAGGTTGATAAGCCAGAATATGCTAGCTGCCGTTCGCAACTACGTTCTGGCCCAGCTGGATCTTTACGTGTAAATATTCGTGCT GTAGCACAGTATGCTTCAGAGGCTGGAAATGGCAAATCTGCTTTCAATGATGTTGACCAATGTCTCAG GGCCTTGGAAGATCTGGATTCATTGCTTCTGCGTGCGTCTAGAAATGAAGGAGAAACTTCCGTGAAATCAATGAAGGCAAAGATTGTCACTGCTCTTAGTGCACTGGACAG TCTTCTTCAAACTGTCCCCTCTGAAGTGTTAAATAAAGGAAAAGCTATGGCTGATGCTTATAGACGCGCAAATGGAGAGGAAGAAGGGGAAATGTTGGATCCAGAAATTAAGAAGTTAGAGTCAATACTGTAG
- the LOC123200884 gene encoding uncharacterized protein LOC123200884, with the protein MESTAACMCGSSRYSSCERLVAISLTLLAVLSPLYINHRPASDLELEDQPLNLDAWLPLLLLLLILAIALSLCLDESFSRFDPYWIHRVGGSSGGIFVILLVLAVILRCKTSMMN; encoded by the coding sequence ATGGAGTCAACAGCTGCATGCATGTGCGGGAGTAGCAGGTATTCTTCATGTGAAAGGTTGGTGGCTATTAGCTTGACCCTTCTAGCTGTGCTTTCACCTCTCTATATCAACCACAGACCGGCAAGTGACTTGGAACTCGAAGACCAACCCTTGAATCTTGATGCCTGGTTGCCTCTTTTGCTCCTACTGCTCATCTTGGCCATAGCCTTGTCCCTTTGCTTGGACGAGAGCTTTTCCAGGTTTGATCCTTACTGGATACACAGAGTCGGGGGCTCTTCTGGTGGCATCTTTGTTATTCTTTTGGTTCTTGCTGTGATTTTGAGGTGTAAAACTTCTATGATGAACTAA
- the LOC123200036 gene encoding ylmG homolog protein 2, chloroplastic, with protein MAPNESSTENRKCRENQKSMPNSIILSSAFLQTPFAHPFFRPSLPKPSIITHPHTLIISTADKFFAFIQSLAFQNPLIRKFHSLSSELHSFCHQVRSRNCIRVNPLSNHNFAAVLPGDSVAGVVVANGILNFLNLYNTLLVVRLVLTWFPNSPPAIVSPLSTLCDPYLNIFRGIIPPLGGTLDLSPILAFLVLNAFTSTAAALPCELPAAGSTPLSPSFAPRFTHLTITQQKWLRRLCGSQEKSSSNVN; from the exons atggctcCGAATGAGTCGTCCACAGAGAACCGAAAATGTAGAGAAAATCAGAAGTCAATGCCAAACTCTATAATTCTCTCTTCAGCTTTTTTGCAAACTCCATTCGCCCACCCATTTTTCAGACCATCCTTGCCCAAACCAAGTATCATTACTCACCCTCACACTTTAATCATATCTACTGCCGATAAGTTTTTCGCATTTATTCAATCATTAGCCTTTCAGAATCCACTCATCCGAAAATTTCACTCTTTATCTTCCGAACTTCACAGTTTCTGCCATCAG GTTCGTTCCAGGAACTGCATAAGGGTAAACCCTTTGTCAAATCACAATTTCGCTGCTGTATTACCGGGTGATTCCGTGGCGGGGGTTGTGGTGGCCAATGGGATCCTGAATTTCCTCAACCTATACAACACCCTGTTGGTTGTTCGCCTTGTTTTGACCTGGTTCCCCAACTCTCCTCCTGCCATCGTTAGTCCTCTCAG CACCTTGTGTGACCCGTACTTGAACATATTCCGCGGAATCATTCCACCACTTGGAGGGACATTGGATCTCTCTCCCATTCTAGCATTCCTGGTTCTAAACGCATTTACTAGCACTGCTGCTGCACTTCCTTGTGAGCTTCCTGCAGCAGGATCCACCCCGCTAAGTCCTTCATTTGCTCCAAGGTTTACTCATCTCACTATAACACAGCAGAAATGGTTGAGAAGGCTATGTGGTAGCCAGGAAAAGAGTTCCAGCAATGTCAATTAG